A genome region from Arachis duranensis cultivar V14167 chromosome 8, aradu.V14167.gnm2.J7QH, whole genome shotgun sequence includes the following:
- the LOC107461373 gene encoding extensin-2-like isoform X50 → MGTFSGSRQWPRLIYLVAFCLLAISVIAKPDDEDHDRKPFPHEKHKKEHELPPKHEEHPHHHHHKRHPHEHKSPPPPPYGYKSPTPPIYSPPPPYVYKSPPPPVHSPPPPVHSPPPPYIYKSPPPSNHSPPPPYVYKSPPPPVHSPPPPYVYKSPPPPVHSPPPPYVYKSPPPPVHSPPPPVNSPPPPYVYKSPPPPVHSPPPPYVYKSPPPPVHSPPPPVHSPPPPYVYKSPPPPPYIYKSPPPPVHSPPPPYAYKSPHSPIHSPPPPYVYKSPPSPVHSPPPPIHSPPPPYIYKSPPPPIHSPPPPYVYKSPPPPVHSPRPPVHSPPPPYVYKSPPPPIHSPPPPYIYKSPPPPVHSPPPPYVYKSPPPPIHSPPPPYVYKSPPPPVHSPPPPVHSPPPPYIYKSPPPPIHSPPPPYVYKSPPPPVHSPPPPYTYKSPPPIVHSPPPPVHSPPPPYVYKSPPPPVHSPPPPVHSLPPPYVYKSPPPPIHSPPPPYVYKSPPPPVHSPPPSPSVHSPPPPYAYKSPPPPVHSPPPPVHSPPPPYIYKSPPPSVHSPPPPYVYKSPPPPYHTPSPLIHSPPPPYIYKSPPPPVHSPPPPYIYKSPPPLAHSPPPPHVYVYPLQSPPPPHVPNHPPYLYNSPPPPPKGY, encoded by the exons ATGGGAACTTTCTCAGGGTCGAGGCAATGGCCTCGACTCATCTACTTAGTGGCATTTTGCCTACTTGCAATTAGTGTCATTGCTAAGCCTGATGATGAAGATCATGATAGGAAACCTTTCCCTcatgaaaaacataaaaaagagCACGAATTACCTCCAAAGCATGAAGAACATCcacaccatcatcatcataaacGACATCCACATGAACATAAATCTCCACCACCTCCACCTTATGGTTACAAATCACCGACTCCACCAATCTATtctccaccacctccatatgtTTATAAATCTCCTCCTCCACCAGTTCATTCTCCGCCTCCTCCAGTGCATTCACCTCCACCACCATATATCTACAAGTCTCCTCCACCATCAAATCACTCACCGCCTCCACCGTATGTATATAAATCACCTCCTCCACCAGTTCACTCACCGCCTCCACCGTATGTTTATAAATCTCCACCTCCTCCAGTTCACTCACCGCCTCCACCGTATGTTTACAAATCACCTCCTCCTCCTGTTCACTCACCTCCTCCACCAGTCAACTCTCCGCCCCCACCATATGTTTATAAATCTCCAC CTCCTCCAGTTCACTCACCGCCTCCACCCTATGTTTATAAATCTCCACCTCCTCCTGTTCACTCTCCGCCTCCACCAGTTCACTCACCGCCTCCACCGTATGTTTACAAATCACCTC CTCCACCACCATATATCTACAAGTCTCCTCCTCCACCTGTTCACTCTCCGCCTCCACCGTATGCTTACAAATCGCCTCATTCACCAATCCATTCTCCGCCCCCTCCATATGTATATAAATCTCCTCCTTCACCAGTTCACTCTCCACCTCCTCCAATACATTCACCTCCACCACCATATATCTACAAGTCTCCTCCACCACCAATTCACTCACCGCCTCCACCGTACGTTTACAAATCACCTCCTCCTCCAGTTCACTCACCCCGTCCACCAGTCCATTCCCCGCCTCCACCGTACGTTTACAAATCACCTCCTCCACCAATTCACTCGCCTCCACCACCATATATCTATAAGTCTCCTCCTCCACCTGTTCACTCGCCGCCTCCACCGTATGTTTACAAATCACCTCCTCCACCAATCCACTCCCCACCCCCTCCATATGTCTATAAATCTCCTCCCCCACCAGTTCATTCTCCGCCTCCTCCAGTGCATTCACCTCCACCACCATATATTTACAAGTCTCCTCCACCACCAATTCACTCACCGCCTCCACCATACGTTTACAAATCACCTCCTCCACCAGTCCATTCCCCACCCCCACCATATACTTATAAATCTCCACCTCCTATAGTTCACTCTCCGCCTCCACCAGTCCATTCACCACCCCCCCCATATGTTTACAAATCACCTCCTCCACCAGTCCACTCTCCGCCTCCTCCAGTCCATTCACTTCCACCACCATATGTTTACAAATCACCTCCTCCACCAATCCACTCTCCTCCCCCACCATATGTCTATAAATCTCCTCCTCCACCAGTTCACTCTCCGCCTCCTTCTCCATCTGTCCACTCCCcgccaccaccatatgcctataaGTCTCCCCCTCCTCCTGTCCACTCACCACCTCCACCAGTCCATTCACCCCCGCCACCATATATTTACAAGTCTCCTCCTCCATCAGTTCACTCACCGCCTCCACCGTATGTTTACAAATCACCCCCTCCTCCATATCACACACCGTCACCACTAATTCActcaccaccacctccatatatcTATAAGTCTCCACCACCTCCA
- the LOC107461373 gene encoding extensin-2-like isoform X19 gives MGTFSGSRQWPRLIYLVAFCLLAISVIAKPDDEDHDRKPFPHEKHKKEHELPPKHEEHPHHHHHKRHPHEHKSPPPPPYGYKSPTPPIYSPPPPYVYKSPPPPVHSPPPPVHSPPPPYIYKSPPPSNHSPPPPYVYKSPPPPVHSPPPPYVYKSPPPPVHSPPPPYVYKSPPPPVHSPPPPVNSPPPPYVYKSPPPPVHSPPPPYVYKSPPPPVHSPPPPVHSPPPPYVYKSPPPPVHSPPPPYVYKSPPPPVHSPPPPYVYKSPPPPVHSPPPPYVYKSPPPPVHSPPPPIHSPPPPYVYKSPPLPVHSPPPPYVYKSPPPPVHSPPPPYVYKSPPPPPYIYKSPPPPVHSPPPPYAYKSPHSPIHSPPPPYVYKSPPSPVHSPPPPIHSPPPPYIYKSPPPPIHSPPPPYVYKSPPPPVHSPRPPVHSPPPPYVYKSPPPPIHSPPPPYIYKSPPPPVHSPPPPYVYKSPPPPIHSPPPPYVYKSPPPPVHSPPPPVHSPPPPYIYKSPPPPIHSPPPPYVYKSPPPPVHSPPPPYTYKSPPPIVHSPPPPVHSPPPPYVYKSPPPPVHSPPPPVHSLPPPYVYKSPPPPIHSPPPPYVYKSPPPPVHSPPPSPSVHSPPPPYAYKSPPPPVHSPPPPVHSPPPPYIYKSPPPSVHSPPPPYVYKSPPPPYHTPSPLIHSPPPPYIYKSPPPPVHSPPPPYIYKSPPPLAHSPPPPHVYVYPLQSPPPPHVPNHPPYLYNSPPPPPKGY, from the exons ATGGGAACTTTCTCAGGGTCGAGGCAATGGCCTCGACTCATCTACTTAGTGGCATTTTGCCTACTTGCAATTAGTGTCATTGCTAAGCCTGATGATGAAGATCATGATAGGAAACCTTTCCCTcatgaaaaacataaaaaagagCACGAATTACCTCCAAAGCATGAAGAACATCcacaccatcatcatcataaacGACATCCACATGAACATAAATCTCCACCACCTCCACCTTATGGTTACAAATCACCGACTCCACCAATCTATtctccaccacctccatatgtTTATAAATCTCCTCCTCCACCAGTTCATTCTCCGCCTCCTCCAGTGCATTCACCTCCACCACCATATATCTACAAGTCTCCTCCACCATCAAATCACTCACCGCCTCCACCGTATGTATATAAATCACCTCCTCCACCAGTTCACTCACCGCCTCCACCGTATGTTTATAAATCTCCACCTCCTCCAGTTCACTCACCGCCTCCACCGTATGTTTACAAATCACCTCCTCCTCCTGTTCACTCACCTCCTCCACCAGTCAACTCTCCGCCCCCACCATATGTTTATAAATCTCCAC CTCCTCCAGTTCACTCACCGCCTCCACCCTATGTTTATAAATCTCCACCTCCTCCTGTTCACTCTCCGCCTCCACCAGTTCACTCACCGCCTCCACCGTATGTTTACAAATCACCTCCTCCACCAGTCCACTCTCCGCCCCCACCATATGTTTATAAATCTCCACCTCCTCCAGTTCACTCACCGCCTCCACCGTACGTTTACAAATCACCTCCTCCTC CAGTCCACTCTCCACCCCCACCATATGTTTATAAATCTCCACCTCCTCCAGTTCACTCTCCGCCTCCACCAATTCACTCACCGCCTCCACCATATGTTTACAAATCACCTCCTCTACCAGTCCACTCTCCGCCCCCACCATATGTTTATAAATCTCCACCTCCTCCAGTTCACTCTCCGCCTCCACCGTACGTTTACAAATCACCTC CTCCACCACCATATATCTACAAGTCTCCTCCTCCACCTGTTCACTCTCCGCCTCCACCGTATGCTTACAAATCGCCTCATTCACCAATCCATTCTCCGCCCCCTCCATATGTATATAAATCTCCTCCTTCACCAGTTCACTCTCCACCTCCTCCAATACATTCACCTCCACCACCATATATCTACAAGTCTCCTCCACCACCAATTCACTCACCGCCTCCACCGTACGTTTACAAATCACCTCCTCCTCCAGTTCACTCACCCCGTCCACCAGTCCATTCCCCGCCTCCACCGTACGTTTACAAATCACCTCCTCCACCAATTCACTCGCCTCCACCACCATATATCTATAAGTCTCCTCCTCCACCTGTTCACTCGCCGCCTCCACCGTATGTTTACAAATCACCTCCTCCACCAATCCACTCCCCACCCCCTCCATATGTCTATAAATCTCCTCCCCCACCAGTTCATTCTCCGCCTCCTCCAGTGCATTCACCTCCACCACCATATATTTACAAGTCTCCTCCACCACCAATTCACTCACCGCCTCCACCATACGTTTACAAATCACCTCCTCCACCAGTCCATTCCCCACCCCCACCATATACTTATAAATCTCCACCTCCTATAGTTCACTCTCCGCCTCCACCAGTCCATTCACCACCCCCCCCATATGTTTACAAATCACCTCCTCCACCAGTCCACTCTCCGCCTCCTCCAGTCCATTCACTTCCACCACCATATGTTTACAAATCACCTCCTCCACCAATCCACTCTCCTCCCCCACCATATGTCTATAAATCTCCTCCTCCACCAGTTCACTCTCCGCCTCCTTCTCCATCTGTCCACTCCCcgccaccaccatatgcctataaGTCTCCCCCTCCTCCTGTCCACTCACCACCTCCACCAGTCCATTCACCCCCGCCACCATATATTTACAAGTCTCCTCCTCCATCAGTTCACTCACCGCCTCCACCGTATGTTTACAAATCACCCCCTCCTCCATATCACACACCGTCACCACTAATTCActcaccaccacctccatatatcTATAAGTCTCCACCACCTCCA
- the LOC107461373 gene encoding extensin-3-like isoform X34 produces the protein MGTFSGSRQWPRLIYLVAFCLLAISVIAKPDDEDHDRKPFPHEKHKKEHELPPKHEEHPHHHHHKRHPHEHKSPPPPPYGYKSPTPPIYSPPPPYVYKSPPPPVHSPPPPVHSPPPPYIYKSPPPSNHSPPPPYVYKSPPPPVHSPPPPYVYKSPPPPVHSPPPPYVYKSPPPPVHSPPPPVNSPPPPYVYKSPPPPVHSPPPPYVYKSPPPPVHSPPPPVHSPPPPYVYKSPPPPVHSPPPPYVYKSPPPPVHSPPPPYVYKSPPPPVHSPPPPYVYKSPPYKSPPPPVHSPPPPYVYKSPPPPPYIYKSPPPPVHSPPPPYAYKSPHSPIHSPPPPYVYKSPPSPVHSPPPPIHSPPPPYIYKSPPPPIHSPPPPYVYKSPPPPVHSPRPPVHSPPPPYVYKSPPPPIHSPPPPYIYKSPPPPVHSPPPPYVYKSPPPPIHSPPPPYVYKSPPPPVHSPPPPVHSPPPPYIYKSPPPPIHSPPPPYVYKSPPPPVHSPPPPYTYKSPPPIVHSPPPPVHSPPPPYVYKSPPPPVHSPPPPVHSLPPPYVYKSPPPPIHSPPPPYVYKSPPPPVHSPPPSPSVHSPPPPYAYKSPPPPVHSPPPPVHSPPPPYIYKSPPPSVHSPPPPYVYKSPPPPYHTPSPLIHSPPPPYIYKSPPPPVHSPPPPYIYKSPPPLAHSPPPPHVYVYPLQSPPPPHVPNHPPYLYNSPPPPPKGY, from the exons ATGGGAACTTTCTCAGGGTCGAGGCAATGGCCTCGACTCATCTACTTAGTGGCATTTTGCCTACTTGCAATTAGTGTCATTGCTAAGCCTGATGATGAAGATCATGATAGGAAACCTTTCCCTcatgaaaaacataaaaaagagCACGAATTACCTCCAAAGCATGAAGAACATCcacaccatcatcatcataaacGACATCCACATGAACATAAATCTCCACCACCTCCACCTTATGGTTACAAATCACCGACTCCACCAATCTATtctccaccacctccatatgtTTATAAATCTCCTCCTCCACCAGTTCATTCTCCGCCTCCTCCAGTGCATTCACCTCCACCACCATATATCTACAAGTCTCCTCCACCATCAAATCACTCACCGCCTCCACCGTATGTATATAAATCACCTCCTCCACCAGTTCACTCACCGCCTCCACCGTATGTTTATAAATCTCCACCTCCTCCAGTTCACTCACCGCCTCCACCGTATGTTTACAAATCACCTCCTCCTCCTGTTCACTCACCTCCTCCACCAGTCAACTCTCCGCCCCCACCATATGTTTATAAATCTCCAC CTCCTCCAGTTCACTCACCGCCTCCACCCTATGTTTATAAATCTCCACCTCCTCCTGTTCACTCTCCGCCTCCACCAGTTCACTCACCGCCTCCACCGTATGTTTACAAATCACCTCCTCCACCAGTCCACTCTCCGCCCCCACCATATGTTTATAAATCTCCACCTCCTCCAGTTCACTCACCGCCTCCACCGTACGTTTACAAATCACCTCCTCCTC CAGTCCACTCTCCACCCCCACCATATGTTTATAAATCTCCACC TTATAAATCTCCACCTCCTCCAGTTCACTCTCCGCCTCCACCGTACGTTTACAAATCACCTC CTCCACCACCATATATCTACAAGTCTCCTCCTCCACCTGTTCACTCTCCGCCTCCACCGTATGCTTACAAATCGCCTCATTCACCAATCCATTCTCCGCCCCCTCCATATGTATATAAATCTCCTCCTTCACCAGTTCACTCTCCACCTCCTCCAATACATTCACCTCCACCACCATATATCTACAAGTCTCCTCCACCACCAATTCACTCACCGCCTCCACCGTACGTTTACAAATCACCTCCTCCTCCAGTTCACTCACCCCGTCCACCAGTCCATTCCCCGCCTCCACCGTACGTTTACAAATCACCTCCTCCACCAATTCACTCGCCTCCACCACCATATATCTATAAGTCTCCTCCTCCACCTGTTCACTCGCCGCCTCCACCGTATGTTTACAAATCACCTCCTCCACCAATCCACTCCCCACCCCCTCCATATGTCTATAAATCTCCTCCCCCACCAGTTCATTCTCCGCCTCCTCCAGTGCATTCACCTCCACCACCATATATTTACAAGTCTCCTCCACCACCAATTCACTCACCGCCTCCACCATACGTTTACAAATCACCTCCTCCACCAGTCCATTCCCCACCCCCACCATATACTTATAAATCTCCACCTCCTATAGTTCACTCTCCGCCTCCACCAGTCCATTCACCACCCCCCCCATATGTTTACAAATCACCTCCTCCACCAGTCCACTCTCCGCCTCCTCCAGTCCATTCACTTCCACCACCATATGTTTACAAATCACCTCCTCCACCAATCCACTCTCCTCCCCCACCATATGTCTATAAATCTCCTCCTCCACCAGTTCACTCTCCGCCTCCTTCTCCATCTGTCCACTCCCcgccaccaccatatgcctataaGTCTCCCCCTCCTCCTGTCCACTCACCACCTCCACCAGTCCATTCACCCCCGCCACCATATATTTACAAGTCTCCTCCTCCATCAGTTCACTCACCGCCTCCACCGTATGTTTACAAATCACCCCCTCCTCCATATCACACACCGTCACCACTAATTCActcaccaccacctccatatatcTATAAGTCTCCACCACCTCCA
- the LOC107461373 gene encoding extensin-2-like isoform X12, with the protein MGTFSGSRQWPRLIYLVAFCLLAISVIAKPDDEDHDRKPFPHEKHKKEHELPPKHEEHPHHHHHKRHPHEHKSPPPPPYGYKSPTPPIYSPPPPYVYKSPPPPVHSPPPPVHSPPPPYIYKSPPPSNHSPPPPYVYKSPPPPVHSPPPPYVYKSPPPPVHSPPPPYVYKSPPPPVHSPPPPVNSPPPPYVYKSPPPPVHSPPPPYVYKSPPPPVHSPPPPVHSPPPPYVYKSPPPPVHSPPPPYVYKSPPPPVHSPPPPYVYKSPPPPVHSPPPPVHSPPPPYVYKSPPYKSPPPPVHSPPPPIHSPPPPYVYKSPPLPVHSPPPPYVYKSPPPPVHSPPPPYVYKSPPPPPYIYKSPPPPVHSPPPPYAYKSPHSPIHSPPPPYVYKSPPSPVHSPPPPIHSPPPPYIYKSPPPPIHSPPPPYVYKSPPPPVHSPRPPVHSPPPPYVYKSPPPPIHSPPPPYIYKSPPPPVHSPPPPYVYKSPPPPIHSPPPPYVYKSPPPPVHSPPPPVHSPPPPYIYKSPPPPIHSPPPPYVYKSPPPPVHSPPPPYTYKSPPPIVHSPPPPVHSPPPPYVYKSPPPPVHSPPPPVHSLPPPYVYKSPPPPIHSPPPPYVYKSPPPPVHSPPPSPSVHSPPPPYAYKSPPPPVHSPPPPVHSPPPPYIYKSPPPSVHSPPPPYVYKSPPPPYHTPSPLIHSPPPPYIYKSPPPPVHSPPPPYIYKSPPPLAHSPPPPHVYVYPLQSPPPPHVPNHPPYLYNSPPPPPKGY; encoded by the exons ATGGGAACTTTCTCAGGGTCGAGGCAATGGCCTCGACTCATCTACTTAGTGGCATTTTGCCTACTTGCAATTAGTGTCATTGCTAAGCCTGATGATGAAGATCATGATAGGAAACCTTTCCCTcatgaaaaacataaaaaagagCACGAATTACCTCCAAAGCATGAAGAACATCcacaccatcatcatcataaacGACATCCACATGAACATAAATCTCCACCACCTCCACCTTATGGTTACAAATCACCGACTCCACCAATCTATtctccaccacctccatatgtTTATAAATCTCCTCCTCCACCAGTTCATTCTCCGCCTCCTCCAGTGCATTCACCTCCACCACCATATATCTACAAGTCTCCTCCACCATCAAATCACTCACCGCCTCCACCGTATGTATATAAATCACCTCCTCCACCAGTTCACTCACCGCCTCCACCGTATGTTTATAAATCTCCACCTCCTCCAGTTCACTCACCGCCTCCACCGTATGTTTACAAATCACCTCCTCCTCCTGTTCACTCACCTCCTCCACCAGTCAACTCTCCGCCCCCACCATATGTTTATAAATCTCCAC CTCCTCCAGTTCACTCACCGCCTCCACCCTATGTTTATAAATCTCCACCTCCTCCTGTTCACTCTCCGCCTCCACCAGTTCACTCACCGCCTCCACCGTATGTTTACAAATCACCTCCTCCACCAGTCCACTCTCCGCCCCCACCATATGTTTATAAATCTCCACCTCCTCCAGTTCACTCACCGCCTCCACCGTACGTTTACAAATCACCTCCTCCTCCTGTTCACTCAC CTCCTCCACCAGTCCACTCTCCACCCCCACCATATGTTTATAAATCTCCACC TTATAAATCTCCACCTCCTCCAGTTCACTCTCCGCCTCCACCAATTCACTCACCGCCTCCACCATATGTTTACAAATCACCTCCTCTACCAGTCCACTCTCCGCCCCCACCATATGTTTATAAATCTCCACCTCCTCCAGTTCACTCTCCGCCTCCACCGTACGTTTACAAATCACCTC CTCCACCACCATATATCTACAAGTCTCCTCCTCCACCTGTTCACTCTCCGCCTCCACCGTATGCTTACAAATCGCCTCATTCACCAATCCATTCTCCGCCCCCTCCATATGTATATAAATCTCCTCCTTCACCAGTTCACTCTCCACCTCCTCCAATACATTCACCTCCACCACCATATATCTACAAGTCTCCTCCACCACCAATTCACTCACCGCCTCCACCGTACGTTTACAAATCACCTCCTCCTCCAGTTCACTCACCCCGTCCACCAGTCCATTCCCCGCCTCCACCGTACGTTTACAAATCACCTCCTCCACCAATTCACTCGCCTCCACCACCATATATCTATAAGTCTCCTCCTCCACCTGTTCACTCGCCGCCTCCACCGTATGTTTACAAATCACCTCCTCCACCAATCCACTCCCCACCCCCTCCATATGTCTATAAATCTCCTCCCCCACCAGTTCATTCTCCGCCTCCTCCAGTGCATTCACCTCCACCACCATATATTTACAAGTCTCCTCCACCACCAATTCACTCACCGCCTCCACCATACGTTTACAAATCACCTCCTCCACCAGTCCATTCCCCACCCCCACCATATACTTATAAATCTCCACCTCCTATAGTTCACTCTCCGCCTCCACCAGTCCATTCACCACCCCCCCCATATGTTTACAAATCACCTCCTCCACCAGTCCACTCTCCGCCTCCTCCAGTCCATTCACTTCCACCACCATATGTTTACAAATCACCTCCTCCACCAATCCACTCTCCTCCCCCACCATATGTCTATAAATCTCCTCCTCCACCAGTTCACTCTCCGCCTCCTTCTCCATCTGTCCACTCCCcgccaccaccatatgcctataaGTCTCCCCCTCCTCCTGTCCACTCACCACCTCCACCAGTCCATTCACCCCCGCCACCATATATTTACAAGTCTCCTCCTCCATCAGTTCACTCACCGCCTCCACCGTATGTTTACAAATCACCCCCTCCTCCATATCACACACCGTCACCACTAATTCActcaccaccacctccatatatcTATAAGTCTCCACCACCTCCA
- the LOC107461373 gene encoding extensin-2-like isoform X22, whose amino-acid sequence MGTFSGSRQWPRLIYLVAFCLLAISVIAKPDDEDHDRKPFPHEKHKKEHELPPKHEEHPHHHHHKRHPHEHKSPPPPPYGYKSPTPPIYSPPPPYVYKSPPPPVHSPPPPVHSPPPPYIYKSPPPSNHSPPPPYVYKSPPPPVHSPPPPYVYKSPPPPVHSPPPPVHSPPPPYVYKSPPPPVHSPPPPYVYKSPPPPVHSPPPPYVYKSPPPPVHSPPPPVHSPPPPYVYKSPPPPVHSPPPPIHSPPPPYVYKSPPPPVHSPPPPVHSPPPPYVYKSPPPPVHSPPPPIHSPPPPYVYKSPPLPVHSPPPPYVYKSPPPPVHSPPPPYVYKSPPPPPYIYKSPPPPVHSPPPPYAYKSPHSPIHSPPPPYVYKSPPSPVHSPPPPIHSPPPPYIYKSPPPPIHSPPPPYVYKSPPPPVHSPRPPVHSPPPPYVYKSPPPPIHSPPPPYIYKSPPPPVHSPPPPYVYKSPPPPIHSPPPPYVYKSPPPPVHSPPPPVHSPPPPYIYKSPPPPIHSPPPPYVYKSPPPPVHSPPPPYTYKSPPPIVHSPPPPVHSPPPPYVYKSPPPPVHSPPPPVHSLPPPYVYKSPPPPIHSPPPPYVYKSPPPPVHSPPPSPSVHSPPPPYAYKSPPPPVHSPPPPVHSPPPPYIYKSPPPSVHSPPPPYVYKSPPPPYHTPSPLIHSPPPPYIYKSPPPPVHSPPPPYIYKSPPPLAHSPPPPHVYVYPLQSPPPPHVPNHPPYLYNSPPPPPKGY is encoded by the exons ATGGGAACTTTCTCAGGGTCGAGGCAATGGCCTCGACTCATCTACTTAGTGGCATTTTGCCTACTTGCAATTAGTGTCATTGCTAAGCCTGATGATGAAGATCATGATAGGAAACCTTTCCCTcatgaaaaacataaaaaagagCACGAATTACCTCCAAAGCATGAAGAACATCcacaccatcatcatcataaacGACATCCACATGAACATAAATCTCCACCACCTCCACCTTATGGTTACAAATCACCGACTCCACCAATCTATtctccaccacctccatatgtTTATAAATCTCCTCCTCCACCAGTTCATTCTCCGCCTCCTCCAGTGCATTCACCTCCACCACCATATATCTACAAGTCTCCTCCACCATCAAATCACTCACCGCCTCCACCGTATGTATATAAATCACCTCCTCCACCAGTTCACTCACCGCCTCCACCGTATGTTTATAAATCTCCAC CTCCTCCTGTTCACTCTCCGCCTCCACCAGTTCACTCACCGCCTCCACCGTATGTTTACAAATCACCTCCTCCACCAGTCCACTCTCCGCCCCCACCATATGTTTATAAATCTCCACCTCCTCCAGTTCACTCACCGCCTCCACCGTACGTTTACAAATCACCTCCTCCTCCTGTTCACTCACCTCCTCCACCAGTCCACTCTCCGCCACCACCATATGTTTATAAATCTCCAC CTCCTCCAGTTCACTCACCGCCTCCACCAATTCACTCACCGCCTCCCCCATATGTTTACAAATCACCTCCTCCTCCTGTTCACTCAC CTCCTCCACCAGTCCACTCTCCACCCCCACCATATGTTTATAAATCTCCACCTCCTCCAGTTCACTCTCCGCCTCCACCAATTCACTCACCGCCTCCACCATATGTTTACAAATCACCTCCTCTACCAGTCCACTCTCCGCCCCCACCATATGTTTATAAATCTCCACCTCCTCCAGTTCACTCTCCGCCTCCACCGTACGTTTACAAATCACCTC CTCCACCACCATATATCTACAAGTCTCCTCCTCCACCTGTTCACTCTCCGCCTCCACCGTATGCTTACAAATCGCCTCATTCACCAATCCATTCTCCGCCCCCTCCATATGTATATAAATCTCCTCCTTCACCAGTTCACTCTCCACCTCCTCCAATACATTCACCTCCACCACCATATATCTACAAGTCTCCTCCACCACCAATTCACTCACCGCCTCCACCGTACGTTTACAAATCACCTCCTCCTCCAGTTCACTCACCCCGTCCACCAGTCCATTCCCCGCCTCCACCGTACGTTTACAAATCACCTCCTCCACCAATTCACTCGCCTCCACCACCATATATCTATAAGTCTCCTCCTCCACCTGTTCACTCGCCGCCTCCACCGTATGTTTACAAATCACCTCCTCCACCAATCCACTCCCCACCCCCTCCATATGTCTATAAATCTCCTCCCCCACCAGTTCATTCTCCGCCTCCTCCAGTGCATTCACCTCCACCACCATATATTTACAAGTCTCCTCCACCACCAATTCACTCACCGCCTCCACCATACGTTTACAAATCACCTCCTCCACCAGTCCATTCCCCACCCCCACCATATACTTATAAATCTCCACCTCCTATAGTTCACTCTCCGCCTCCACCAGTCCATTCACCACCCCCCCCATATGTTTACAAATCACCTCCTCCACCAGTCCACTCTCCGCCTCCTCCAGTCCATTCACTTCCACCACCATATGTTTACAAATCACCTCCTCCACCAATCCACTCTCCTCCCCCACCATATGTCTATAAATCTCCTCCTCCACCAGTTCACTCTCCGCCTCCTTCTCCATCTGTCCACTCCCcgccaccaccatatgcctataaGTCTCCCCCTCCTCCTGTCCACTCACCACCTCCACCAGTCCATTCACCCCCGCCACCATATATTTACAAGTCTCCTCCTCCATCAGTTCACTCACCGCCTCCACCGTATGTTTACAAATCACCCCCTCCTCCATATCACACACCGTCACCACTAATTCActcaccaccacctccatatatcTATAAGTCTCCACCACCTCCA